The following proteins are encoded in a genomic region of Trypanosoma brucei gambiense DAL972 chromosome 8, complete sequence:
- a CDS encoding mitochondrial carnitine/acylcarnitine carrier protein translates to MHALVHFGNEGWLVSTCTWMTEEYVHTVVAGTISGAAGVLLEYPLDTIKVRLQMGGGRYTGYFNCASRMIQEEGTLSLYSGVSTRIVGSAFEHAVVFSSYKWTLRAVGTDEQHPRVWQIALGGVGGGAMSTVLLTPLELVKCRMQVANVQPGAKWRNGSVADCAASIVREGGLTALYKGGLAMLAREIPGTAAYCGTYDKLKEFLTPEGGSTANLSIWSLMFAGGCSGVAFWTIFFPADVAKTRMQVDPAFAKVGFLEALRRIYIEGGMRLLYRGWTGTAVRAFPSNALIFAVFDLTMYALTRD, encoded by the coding sequence atgCACGCCCTTGTACATTTTGGAAATGAAGGATGGTTAGTTTCCACCTGCACTTGGATGACTGAGGAGTATGTCCACACGGTTGTAGCGGGTACAATATCTGGCGCGGCTGGTGTATTGTTAGAGTACCCACTCGACACCATAAAGGTTCGGCTGCAAATGGGTGGTGGTCGTTACACCGGGTACTTCAATTGTGCATCGCGCATGATACAAGAGGAGGGTACACTTTCTTTGTACAGTGGAGTCTCCACACGCATTGTGGGCTCTGCCTTCGAGCACGCCGTTGTGTTCTCCTCGTATAAGTGGACGCTTAGAGCTGTCGGGACAGATGAACAGCATCCAAGAGTGTGGCAGATCGCACTTGGCGGAGTTGGTGGTGGGGCCATGTCTACTGTTTTGCTCACACCACTAGAACTTGTCAAGTGCCGTATGCAGGTGGCAAACGTGCAACCCGGTGCAAAGTGGCGAAACGGCAGCGTCGCCGACTGCGCTGCAAGTATTGTGCGTGAGGGTGGGCTAACGGCACTTTACAAAGGTGGGCTTGCGATGTTGGCAAGGGAAATCCCGGGAACGGCAGCATATTGCGGCACGTATGATAAACTGAAAGAGTTTCTCACACCAGAAGGGGGTTCAACCGCAAATTTGTCGATTTGGAGTTTAATGTTTGCCGGTGGATGTAGTGGTGTTGCCTTTTGGACCATATTTTTCCCTGCTGATGTGGCCAAGACGAGGATGCAAGTGGACCCCGCTTTCGCTAAAGTGGGATTCTTGGAGGCCCTTCGCCGCATATACATAGAAGGGGGCATGCGACTGCTCTACCGGGGCTGGACGGGCACAGCTGTGCGTGCATTTCCGTCTAATGCGCTAATATTTGCGGTGTTTGATTTAACCATGTACGCCCTCACCAGGGATTAG